In Vespa crabro chromosome 14, iyVesCrab1.2, whole genome shotgun sequence, the following are encoded in one genomic region:
- the LOC124429239 gene encoding uncharacterized protein LOC124429239 isoform X11, whose protein sequence is MDLVVDKENNRKKITLSWENVTVSVNDHKQTFLQSVWSDIRSGSRIRKLELLKKVSGYAESNNMIAIMGPSGAGKTTLLSTIAKKIQPTCGSIRINGLDVSDIIMSQISSYMDQCNAMSVDLTSREHLLFMCALKMDKNKSYRERSDRTDKLLNEFGLHECKNNLITKLSAGERKRLFLISELVARPKIIFLDEPTTDLDSLTAMNIIEMLKLISIKDTLVICTIHQPGMAMYNLFTHIVLLADGRNVFSGSIEDVKPFFESLGFRCPAGIDQSEYHISILSQHDPMKSTEEQSLKISEAFLQSSYYKLPAIEKDSKENIQTNLCNKPGQLKQLFWLLWRIYKKKKRTFFSDNLSWISFLISMIAVSLFFYGNNTNTQKGMQNVRGALYMMTSEIIFTVAYSVIYELPSDIINYLRETSIYGPGVYYIATFIGLIPKSIMKSFMFTLSIVLTLHNNIYWNDILYYCLSTTLGAICGTAYGMMMSSWTMNINLTTIIMVPIDMIFLLTAGIFYNLRSLPTYLRYIKYLSIFYYINECLSIIYWSHVDKIEEGKRDILDCELGEGLPCLENGTEVLYEYGYNGSNFILDLCGMIILTIVMSIVGYFGVKRTRRLLFDKMDPALPSPSSSGHVTRTNQECWTDEEDMFLFILIKNRIEIMHPTSSAETKAQLWIEVEERLNKKYKKRRDINCVKERWEKLKSLAKLDVYTFLSKIKKKLPRNTSYRPSNFNLQIWKLLKPHKMKQGESDDANEYTAYISSFEFPNEINILLDNLIRMSDIVFDPNFSSSSSSTISERSRSLSPPRTMSPVVNTSYRSRSVQPAVNSYMTYEDLTLLSDEENEARRISRMETKRSLLSDLRSLSIDQVPERLLLMNKSWESNLRNVSSFNPNDRWIRLIQSDLRREDLTGATDEFEKEMYRPETSRTEPSRTAPSSSRQPRAEPSSIEPSGAGPSRTESSRTEPSRTEPSRIEPSRIEPSNIEPSKTETSRAEPSRAEPSRAKPMRAKLIRTKPIDIELPPFDDASGYLKEFNVRTSDDSNEERSPQRARCAELKIEPRRSTGQWFYSNEKWIHLKESNVAPMDDSGEKQTSPILLENEPVYRSDARFLSTSDKIKESDIRTRDDNETRQMQRTHWNESNQQFVRSLYPGERWIRLRETDKSTSDDSGEERRIRAIQRNELLFQSDVAVFHSPSKRIKLKDLEEQDSSILKDNVRERRTSQELKIHPALLSGVKPFQPTDNWIELSETDVMTGDSSESSEHIREVRGTFRIDPSSYTDAQPTDKCAKYKESNVKTSDDSSEEKTTSTASRTESIYYSDDSCVSEAWITIRAPDGSIEAIPMDSARIVAEKVQRVPKKSLSTRTSVQPYYPESWLRIKESLIREKKESRRSLSSPPHVQSYHPIPLPRTRKSIIRESDVFMKPADSDIRPAPRALPRLPRDIPARTIDSNIEVRPGPSSARKLVSPPRVQPYYPDSWIRIRESPTWNRGIRRTDNEIEVKPARRLLSNLPDVQPYYSESWTRMMEPSIRERNIRSSINESEIRSSSRNLSTQHRVLFSDKHVRIREPDIRERSPMRQTSSSTDSRSSTRAETGRHDVRFNKRRETDIREDDHFVRTDYRSQQFTEQIFAEEEHLRRLNVLRAQESEIFLLETELLENQIHIQRMESNLETIQMRKRVALSEYKMAELKEMMVEMNISDYKSQARMTGDPGSGANRGTGGAGSIRAAGGAFGQMEIAHEEQFFYNQQREQIRKLREGIRDEIAFHEEQIRRHQEAIERHNARMSEIHNPPEEQ, encoded by the exons ATGGACTTGGTtgttgataaagaaaataatcgaaaaaagatTACATTGTCATGGGAAAATGTGACGGTTAGCGTAAATGATCACAAACAAACTTTCCTACAATCTGTTTGGTCTGATATTAGAAGTGGATCGCGTATTagaaaattagaattattaaagaaag TGTCCGGTTATGCAGAAAGTAATAACATGATTGCTATAATGGGACCAAG tGGCGCCGGAAAGACTACTTTGTTAAGTACGATtgcaaaaaaaattcaacCGACTTGTGGTAGTATCAGAATTAATGGATTAGATGTTTCCGATATTATTATGTCACAAATTTCGAGTTACATGGATCAATGTAATGCAATGTCTGTTGATCTTACATCTAGAGAACATCTTTTGTTtatg tGTGCActaaaaatggataaaaacaAGAGTTATCGTGAAAGAAGTGATAGAACTGACAaacttttaaatgaatttgGATTACatgaatgtaaaaataatttaataacaaagTTGTCAGCTGGCGAGAGGAAACGATTATTTCTAATCTCGGAATTAGTTGCTAGacctaaaattatttttttagatGAGCCTACAAcag atcttgATAGTCTCACAGCAATGAACATTATagaaatgttaaaattaatatcaattaaggATACTTTGGTCATTTGCACTATTCATCAGCCAGGAATGGCAATGTATAATTTGTTTACACATATTGTTTTATTGGCTGATGGTAGAAATGTTTTTTCTGGTAGTATTGAAGATGTCAAGCCGTTTTTCGAAag tcTAGGATTCAGATGTCCAGCTGGTATAGATCAATCGGAATATCACATAAGTATTTTGTCTCAACATGATCCAATGAAATCGACCGAAGAacaatctttaaaaatatccgAAGCATTTTTACAATCGTCTTATTACAAATTACCTGCCATTGAGAAAGattctaaagaaaatatacaaacGAATTTATGCAA caAACCAGGACAATTGAAACAACTTTTTTGGTTACTTTggagaatttataaaaaaaagaagaggacatTTTTTTCTGATAATTTATCGTGGATATCTTTCttg atatctaTGATCGCTGTAAGTCTATTTTTTTAtggtaataatactaatacgcAGAAAGGAATGCAAAATGTTAGAGGAGCATTATACATGATGACgtctgaaataatatttacagttGCTTATTCAGTAATATACGAATTACCAtcagatataattaattatcttcgtGAAACTTCAATCTATGGTCCAGGTGTTTATTACATTGCTACTTTTAttggattg atACCAAAATCTATAATGAAATCCTTTATGTTTACATTGTCAATAGTTTTGACATTgcataataacatttattggaacgatattttatattattgtctttCAACGACATTAGGTGCTATTTGTGGTACTGCTTATGGTATGATGATGTCAAGTTGgacaatgaatattaatttaacgacaataattatggTACCAATcgatatgatttttcttttaaccgccggtatattttataatctgaG aaGTTTACCAACTTATttgagatatataaaatatttgtcaatattttattacatcaaCGAATGTCTCTCAATAATTTATTGGTCTCACGTTGATAAAATtg AGGAAGGTAAACGTGATATTTTAGATTGTGAACTAGGCGAAGGATTACCATGTTTAGAAAATGGAACGGAAGTTTTATATGAGTATGGTTATAATGGGTCCAACTTTATCTTGGATTTATGTGGAATGATAATCTTAACAATCGTCATGTCTATCGTTGGATACTTTGGAGTTAAAAGAACCAGAAGA TTATTATTTGACAAAATGGATCCAGCGTTACCGTCGCCATCATCATCAGGACATGTTACACGAACGAACCAAGAATGTTGGACGGATGAAGAGGATATGTTTTTATTCATCCTTATAAAGAATCGTATCGAAATAATGCACCCTACATCCAGTGCAGAAACGAAGGCACAATTATGGATAGAAGTGGAAGAAcgtttaaacaaaaaatacaaaaaaaggagagacatAAACTGCGTTAAGGAACGTTGGGAAAAGTTGAAGAGTTTGGCAAAACTCGATGTTTATACGTTTCTATCGAAG atCAAAAAAAAGTTACCACGTAACACGAGCTATCGTCCATCGAATTTCAATTTGCAAATTTGGAAATTGTTAAAGCCCCATAAGATGAAGCAGGGGGAGTCCGATGATGCGAACGAGTATACCGCATACATATCCAGTTTCGAATTTCCCAATgagattaatatattattggacAATTTAATAAGAATGAGCGATATCGTGTTCGATCCAAATTTTTCTAGTTCGTCTTCCTCCACTATATCGGAAAGAAGTCGTAGCCTAAGTCCTCCAAGAACGATGTCCCCTGTAGTCAATACATCGTATAGATCTAGATCGGTCCAACCTGCGGTCAATAGTTATATGACATATGAAGATTTGACACTATTATCCGATGAAGAAAACGAAGCCCGTAGAATTTCGAGAATGGAAACAAAAAGATCATTGTTATCAGATCTAAGATCATTGTCGATCGATCAAGTACCAGAAAGACTATTACTAATGAACAAATCATGGGAGTCAAATCTACGTAATg tatCATCGTTTAATCCCAACGATAGATGGATAAGATTAATACAATCTGATCTAAGGAGAGAAGATCTTACAGGAGCGACCGATGAgttcgaaaaagaaatgtatcgaCCAGAGACATCGAGGACCGAACCATCGAGGACTGCACCATCGAGCAGCCGACAACCGAGGGCCGAACCATCGAGTATCGAACCATCGGGGGCCGGACCATCGAGAACCGAATCATCAAGGACCGAACCATCGAGGACAGAACCATCGAGAATCGAACCATCGAGAATCGAACCATCGAATATCGAACCATCGAAAACTGAAACATCAAGGGCCGAACCATCGAGGGCCGAACCATCGAGGGCCAAACCAATGAGGGCCAAACTAATAAGGACCAAACCAATAGATATCGAACTACCTCCATttgatg ATGCATCGGGTTACCTGAAAGAATTTAATGTAAGAACGtctgacgatagtaacgaagaAAGATCACCCCAGAGAGCAAGGTGTGCCGAATTAAAAATCGAACCACGTCGATCTactg gaCAATGGTTTTATTCAAACGAGAAATGGATACATTTAAAAGAATCCAATGTAGCACCGATGGATGATAGTGGCGAAAAACAAACATCGCCAATATTATTAGAGAACGAACCAGTTTATCGATctgatg CACGATTCCTTTCAACtagcgataaaataaaagaatctgATATAAGAACGAGAGATGATAACGAAACAAGACAAATGCAAAGAACACATTGGAACGAATCAAATCAACAatttg tACGCTCACTTTATCCCGGCGAAAGATGGATTAGACTAAGAGAAACTGATAAATCAACGAGCGATGATAgtggagaagaaagaagaatccgTGCCATACAGAGGAACGAACTATTATTCCAATctgatg TAGCAGTGTTCCATTCCCCCAGTAAAcggattaaattaaaagatttagAAGAACAAGATTCATCAATATTGAAGGAtaatgtaagagaaagaagaacatcACAAGAATTGAAAATACATCCAGCCCTGCTTAGtggtg taaaacCGTTTCAACCCACTGATAACTGGATTGAATTAAGTGAAACCGATGTAATGACAGGAGATTCTTCAGAATCGAGCGAACATATCAGAGAAGTAAGAGGAACATTCAGAATCGACCCATCCTCGTATACtgatg cacaACCCACCGATAAATGTGCTAAATATAAAGAATCTAATGTAAAAACGAGCGACGATAGTTCCGAAGAGAAAACAACGTCCACAGCATCAAGAACAGAATCAATTTATTACTCTGATG attCATGCGTTTCCGAAGCATGGATTACAATAAGAGCACCCGATGGATCGATAGAAGCAATTCCTATGGATTCGGCCCGTATTGTAGCTGAAAAAGTTCAAAGAGTACCAAAGAAAAGTTTATCTACTCGAACTAgtg TACAACCGTATTATCCCGAATCATGGCTTAGGATAAAAGAATCTCttataagggaaaaaaaagaatcaaggAGGTCCTTATCAAGCCCTCCtcatg TACAATCGTATCACCCGATACCACTGCCTAGAACAAGAAAGTCTATTATAAGGGAATCAGATGTATTTATGAAACCGGCCGATAGTGATATTAGACCAGCACCAAGGGCTTTACCAAGGTTACCTcgtg ATATTCCTGCGAGAACAATCGATAGTAATATAGAAGTAAGACCAGGACCTTCATCAGCAAGGAAATTAGTGAGCCCACCtcgtg tACAACCGTACTATCCGGATTCGTGGATTAGAATAAGAGAATCTCCTACTTGGAATAGAGGAATCAGAAGGACCGATAATGAAATCGAAGTAAAACCAGCACGAAGGCTCTTATCAAACTTACcagatg taCAACCATATTATTCGGAATCGTGGACTAGAATGATGGAACCttctataagagaaagaaatataagatcGTCCATAAATGAATCCGAAATAAGATCATCGTCGAGGAACTTATCAACTCAACAtcgtg tacTTTTCTCGGATAAACATGTTAGAATAAGAGAACCTGATATAAGGGAAAGATCACCTATGAGACAAACTAGTAGTTCTACTGATTCAAGATCATCGACGAGGGCCGAAACAGGCCGACatgatg tacgttttaataaaagaaggGAGACCGATATAAGAGAAGATGATCATTTTGTAAGAACTGATTATCGTTCCCAACAATTCACGGAACAAATTTTCGCCGAGGAAGAACATTTAAGAAGATTAAATGTATTGAGAGCCCAGGAgagcgaaatatttttattagagaCCGAACTTCTAGAAAATCAAATTCATATTCAACGAATGGAAAGCAATCTCGAAACGATACAAATGCGAAAACGAGTTGCTTTGAGCGAATATAAAATGGCGGAACTGAAGGAGATGATGGTCGAGATGAATATATCCGATTACAAAAG TCAAGCGAGAATGACTGGCGACCCTGGTTCTGGTGCAAACAGAGGCACTGGCGGTGCTGGTTCTATCCGAGCAGCTGGAGGGGCTTTTGGACAAATGGAAATTGCTCATGAAGAACAATTCTTTTATAATCAG CAAAGGGAACAGATAAGAAAGTTGAGAGAAGGTATTCGCGACGAAATTGCTTTTCATGAGGAACAAATCCGCCGTCATCAAGAAGCTATTGAACGTCATAATGCAAGAATGAGTGAAATACATAATCCTCCTgaagaacaataa
- the LOC124429239 gene encoding uncharacterized protein LOC124429239 isoform X7, producing MDLVVDKENNRKKITLSWENVTVSVNDHKQTFLQSVWSDIRSGSRIRKLELLKKVSGYAESNNMIAIMGPSGAGKTTLLSTIAKKIQPTCGSIRINGLDVSDIIMSQISSYMDQCNAMSVDLTSREHLLFMCALKMDKNKSYRERSDRTDKLLNEFGLHECKNNLITKLSAGERKRLFLISELVARPKIIFLDEPTTDLDSLTAMNIIEMLKLISIKDTLVICTIHQPGMAMYNLFTHIVLLADGRNVFSGSIEDVKPFFESLGFRCPAGIDQSEYHISILSQHDPMKSTEEQSLKISEAFLQSSYYKLPAIEKDSKENIQTNLCNKPGQLKQLFWLLWRIYKKKKRTFFSDNLSWISFLISMIAVSLFFYGNNTNTQKGMQNVRGALYMMTSEIIFTVAYSVIYELPSDIINYLRETSIYGPGVYYIATFIGLIPKSIMKSFMFTLSIVLTLHNNIYWNDILYYCLSTTLGAICGTAYGMMMSSWTMNINLTTIIMVPIDMIFLLTAGIFYNLRSLPTYLRYIKYLSIFYYINECLSIIYWSHVDKIEEGKRDILDCELGEGLPCLENGTEVLYEYGYNGSNFILDLCGMIILTIVMSIVGYFGVKRTRRLLFDKMDPALPSPSSSGHVTRTNQECWTDEEDMFLFILIKNRIEIMHPTSSAETKAQLWIEVEERLNKKYKKRRDINCVKERWEKLKSLAKLDVYTFLSKIKKKLPRNTSYRPSNFNLQIWKLLKPHKMKQGESDDANEYTAYISSFEFPNEINILLDNLIRMSDIVFDPNFSSSSSSTISERSRSLSPPRTMSPVVNTSYRSRSVQPAVNSYMTYEDLTLLSDEENEARRISRMETKRSLLSDLRSLSIDQVPERLLLMNKSWESNLRNVSSFNPNDRWIRLIQSDLRREDLTGATDEFEKEMYRPETSRTEPSRTAPSSSRQPRAEPSSIEPSGAGPSRTESSRTEPSRTEPSRIEPSRIEPSNIEPSKTETSRAEPSRAEPSRAKPMRAKLIRTKPIDIELPPFDDASGYLKEFNVRTSDDSNEERSPQRARCAELKIEPRRSTDQLSSSNITWVVLRESQITMVDNPNEERGAQSQPRIEPTDQSNNQLSSSNITWVVLKESHVTTVDDPNEERGTQSQLRTEPTNQSNRQWFYSNEKWIHLKESNVAPMDDSGEKQTSPILLENEPVYRSDARFLSTSDKIKESDIRTRDDNETRQMQRTHWNESNQQFVRSLYPGERWIRLRETDKSTSDDSGEERRIRAIQRNELLFQSDVAVFHSPSKRIKLKDLEEQDSSILKDNVRERRTSQELKIHPALLSGVKPFQPTDNWIELSETDVMTGDSSESSEHIREVRGTFRIDPSSYTDDSCVSEAWITIRAPDGSIEAIPMDSARIVAEKVQRVPKKSLSTRTSVQPYYPESWLRIKESLIREKKESRRSLSSPPHVQSYHPIPLPRTRKSIIRESDVFMKPADSDIRPAPRALPRLPRDIPARTIDSNIEVRPGPSSARKLVSPPRVQPYYPDSWIRIRESPTWNRGIRRTDNEIEVKPARRLLSNLPDVQPYYSESWTRMMEPSIRERNIRSSINESEIRSSSRNLSTQHRVLFSDKHVRIREPDIRERSPMRQTSSSTDSRSSTRAETGRHDVRFNKRRETDIREDDHFVRTDYRSQQFTEQIFAEEEHLRRLNVLRAQESEIFLLETELLENQIHIQRMESNLETIQMRKRVALSEYKMAELKEMMVEMNISDYKSQARMTGDPGSGANRGTGGAGSIRAAGGAFGQMEIAHEEQFFYNQQREQIRKLREGIRDEIAFHEEQIRRHQEAIERHNARMSEIHNPPEEQ from the exons ATGGACTTGGTtgttgataaagaaaataatcgaaaaaagatTACATTGTCATGGGAAAATGTGACGGTTAGCGTAAATGATCACAAACAAACTTTCCTACAATCTGTTTGGTCTGATATTAGAAGTGGATCGCGTATTagaaaattagaattattaaagaaag TGTCCGGTTATGCAGAAAGTAATAACATGATTGCTATAATGGGACCAAG tGGCGCCGGAAAGACTACTTTGTTAAGTACGATtgcaaaaaaaattcaacCGACTTGTGGTAGTATCAGAATTAATGGATTAGATGTTTCCGATATTATTATGTCACAAATTTCGAGTTACATGGATCAATGTAATGCAATGTCTGTTGATCTTACATCTAGAGAACATCTTTTGTTtatg tGTGCActaaaaatggataaaaacaAGAGTTATCGTGAAAGAAGTGATAGAACTGACAaacttttaaatgaatttgGATTACatgaatgtaaaaataatttaataacaaagTTGTCAGCTGGCGAGAGGAAACGATTATTTCTAATCTCGGAATTAGTTGCTAGacctaaaattatttttttagatGAGCCTACAAcag atcttgATAGTCTCACAGCAATGAACATTATagaaatgttaaaattaatatcaattaaggATACTTTGGTCATTTGCACTATTCATCAGCCAGGAATGGCAATGTATAATTTGTTTACACATATTGTTTTATTGGCTGATGGTAGAAATGTTTTTTCTGGTAGTATTGAAGATGTCAAGCCGTTTTTCGAAag tcTAGGATTCAGATGTCCAGCTGGTATAGATCAATCGGAATATCACATAAGTATTTTGTCTCAACATGATCCAATGAAATCGACCGAAGAacaatctttaaaaatatccgAAGCATTTTTACAATCGTCTTATTACAAATTACCTGCCATTGAGAAAGattctaaagaaaatatacaaacGAATTTATGCAA caAACCAGGACAATTGAAACAACTTTTTTGGTTACTTTggagaatttataaaaaaaagaagaggacatTTTTTTCTGATAATTTATCGTGGATATCTTTCttg atatctaTGATCGCTGTAAGTCTATTTTTTTAtggtaataatactaatacgcAGAAAGGAATGCAAAATGTTAGAGGAGCATTATACATGATGACgtctgaaataatatttacagttGCTTATTCAGTAATATACGAATTACCAtcagatataattaattatcttcgtGAAACTTCAATCTATGGTCCAGGTGTTTATTACATTGCTACTTTTAttggattg atACCAAAATCTATAATGAAATCCTTTATGTTTACATTGTCAATAGTTTTGACATTgcataataacatttattggaacgatattttatattattgtctttCAACGACATTAGGTGCTATTTGTGGTACTGCTTATGGTATGATGATGTCAAGTTGgacaatgaatattaatttaacgacaataattatggTACCAATcgatatgatttttcttttaaccgccggtatattttataatctgaG aaGTTTACCAACTTATttgagatatataaaatatttgtcaatattttattacatcaaCGAATGTCTCTCAATAATTTATTGGTCTCACGTTGATAAAATtg AGGAAGGTAAACGTGATATTTTAGATTGTGAACTAGGCGAAGGATTACCATGTTTAGAAAATGGAACGGAAGTTTTATATGAGTATGGTTATAATGGGTCCAACTTTATCTTGGATTTATGTGGAATGATAATCTTAACAATCGTCATGTCTATCGTTGGATACTTTGGAGTTAAAAGAACCAGAAGA TTATTATTTGACAAAATGGATCCAGCGTTACCGTCGCCATCATCATCAGGACATGTTACACGAACGAACCAAGAATGTTGGACGGATGAAGAGGATATGTTTTTATTCATCCTTATAAAGAATCGTATCGAAATAATGCACCCTACATCCAGTGCAGAAACGAAGGCACAATTATGGATAGAAGTGGAAGAAcgtttaaacaaaaaatacaaaaaaaggagagacatAAACTGCGTTAAGGAACGTTGGGAAAAGTTGAAGAGTTTGGCAAAACTCGATGTTTATACGTTTCTATCGAAG atCAAAAAAAAGTTACCACGTAACACGAGCTATCGTCCATCGAATTTCAATTTGCAAATTTGGAAATTGTTAAAGCCCCATAAGATGAAGCAGGGGGAGTCCGATGATGCGAACGAGTATACCGCATACATATCCAGTTTCGAATTTCCCAATgagattaatatattattggacAATTTAATAAGAATGAGCGATATCGTGTTCGATCCAAATTTTTCTAGTTCGTCTTCCTCCACTATATCGGAAAGAAGTCGTAGCCTAAGTCCTCCAAGAACGATGTCCCCTGTAGTCAATACATCGTATAGATCTAGATCGGTCCAACCTGCGGTCAATAGTTATATGACATATGAAGATTTGACACTATTATCCGATGAAGAAAACGAAGCCCGTAGAATTTCGAGAATGGAAACAAAAAGATCATTGTTATCAGATCTAAGATCATTGTCGATCGATCAAGTACCAGAAAGACTATTACTAATGAACAAATCATGGGAGTCAAATCTACGTAATg tatCATCGTTTAATCCCAACGATAGATGGATAAGATTAATACAATCTGATCTAAGGAGAGAAGATCTTACAGGAGCGACCGATGAgttcgaaaaagaaatgtatcgaCCAGAGACATCGAGGACCGAACCATCGAGGACTGCACCATCGAGCAGCCGACAACCGAGGGCCGAACCATCGAGTATCGAACCATCGGGGGCCGGACCATCGAGAACCGAATCATCAAGGACCGAACCATCGAGGACAGAACCATCGAGAATCGAACCATCGAGAATCGAACCATCGAATATCGAACCATCGAAAACTGAAACATCAAGGGCCGAACCATCGAGGGCCGAACCATCGAGGGCCAAACCAATGAGGGCCAAACTAATAAGGACCAAACCAATAGATATCGAACTACCTCCATttgatg ATGCATCGGGTTACCTGAAAGAATTTAATGTAAGAACGtctgacgatagtaacgaagaAAGATCACCCCAGAGAGCAAGGTGTGCCGAATTAAAAATCGAACCACGTCGATCTactg atcAACTGTCTAGTTCCAACATTACGTGGGTTGTATTAAGAGAATCTCAGATAACAATGGTTGATAATCCTAACGAAGAAAGAGGGGCGCAATCGCAACCTAGGATCGAACCAACTGATCAatctaata atCAACTGTCTAGTTCCAACATTACGTGGGTTGTATTAAAAGAATCTCATGTGACAACGGTTGATGATCCTAATGAAGAAAGAGGAACGCAATCGCAACTGAGAACCGAACCAACTAATCAatctaata gaCAATGGTTTTATTCAAACGAGAAATGGATACATTTAAAAGAATCCAATGTAGCACCGATGGATGATAGTGGCGAAAAACAAACATCGCCAATATTATTAGAGAACGAACCAGTTTATCGATctgatg CACGATTCCTTTCAACtagcgataaaataaaagaatctgATATAAGAACGAGAGATGATAACGAAACAAGACAAATGCAAAGAACACATTGGAACGAATCAAATCAACAatttg tACGCTCACTTTATCCCGGCGAAAGATGGATTAGACTAAGAGAAACTGATAAATCAACGAGCGATGATAgtggagaagaaagaagaatccgTGCCATACAGAGGAACGAACTATTATTCCAATctgatg TAGCAGTGTTCCATTCCCCCAGTAAAcggattaaattaaaagatttagAAGAACAAGATTCATCAATATTGAAGGAtaatgtaagagaaagaagaacatcACAAGAATTGAAAATACATCCAGCCCTGCTTAGtggtg taaaacCGTTTCAACCCACTGATAACTGGATTGAATTAAGTGAAACCGATGTAATGACAGGAGATTCTTCAGAATCGAGCGAACATATCAGAGAAGTAAGAGGAACATTCAGAATCGACCCATCCTCGTATACtgatg attCATGCGTTTCCGAAGCATGGATTACAATAAGAGCACCCGATGGATCGATAGAAGCAATTCCTATGGATTCGGCCCGTATTGTAGCTGAAAAAGTTCAAAGAGTACCAAAGAAAAGTTTATCTACTCGAACTAgtg TACAACCGTATTATCCCGAATCATGGCTTAGGATAAAAGAATCTCttataagggaaaaaaaagaatcaaggAGGTCCTTATCAAGCCCTCCtcatg TACAATCGTATCACCCGATACCACTGCCTAGAACAAGAAAGTCTATTATAAGGGAATCAGATGTATTTATGAAACCGGCCGATAGTGATATTAGACCAGCACCAAGGGCTTTACCAAGGTTACCTcgtg ATATTCCTGCGAGAACAATCGATAGTAATATAGAAGTAAGACCAGGACCTTCATCAGCAAGGAAATTAGTGAGCCCACCtcgtg tACAACCGTACTATCCGGATTCGTGGATTAGAATAAGAGAATCTCCTACTTGGAATAGAGGAATCAGAAGGACCGATAATGAAATCGAAGTAAAACCAGCACGAAGGCTCTTATCAAACTTACcagatg taCAACCATATTATTCGGAATCGTGGACTAGAATGATGGAACCttctataagagaaagaaatataagatcGTCCATAAATGAATCCGAAATAAGATCATCGTCGAGGAACTTATCAACTCAACAtcgtg tacTTTTCTCGGATAAACATGTTAGAATAAGAGAACCTGATATAAGGGAAAGATCACCTATGAGACAAACTAGTAGTTCTACTGATTCAAGATCATCGACGAGGGCCGAAACAGGCCGACatgatg tacgttttaataaaagaaggGAGACCGATATAAGAGAAGATGATCATTTTGTAAGAACTGATTATCGTTCCCAACAATTCACGGAACAAATTTTCGCCGAGGAAGAACATTTAAGAAGATTAAATGTATTGAGAGCCCAGGAgagcgaaatatttttattagagaCCGAACTTCTAGAAAATCAAATTCATATTCAACGAATGGAAAGCAATCTCGAAACGATACAAATGCGAAAACGAGTTGCTTTGAGCGAATATAAAATGGCGGAACTGAAGGAGATGATGGTCGAGATGAATATATCCGATTACAAAAG TCAAGCGAGAATGACTGGCGACCCTGGTTCTGGTGCAAACAGAGGCACTGGCGGTGCTGGTTCTATCCGAGCAGCTGGAGGGGCTTTTGGACAAATGGAAATTGCTCATGAAGAACAATTCTTTTATAATCAG CAAAGGGAACAGATAAGAAAGTTGAGAGAAGGTATTCGCGACGAAATTGCTTTTCATGAGGAACAAATCCGCCGTCATCAAGAAGCTATTGAACGTCATAATGCAAGAATGAGTGAAATACATAATCCTCCTgaagaacaataa